In Methanofervidicoccus sp. A16, the sequence ATTCTCTTTCTCTCCCAGCCCAGACGAGGAGAGAAATATACCTTTTCCACATCTACCCACAGTCTATAACTGTTTTCTTTGTAGAGTGTAAGAGTGTTGTACTCTCCAGCAAGAAGTTCCAACTTACGGATTCTATAATCCCCCTCAATACTACTCTTTTTCCTGAAGACTGTTTTAATAGAAGGTATTAACTTCAAGGCATTTTCTCCAATTTTCTTTCTAGTGTCCTTATCTACCTCTTCAGATATTTGAAGTATGACTATACTTCCTATTACATCGTATGAGAGCGATACCCATCCTTTCTCTATCTCCTCTTTGAAATTATTAAGGAGATACTCCCTAAAACTCATTTCTTTTTTACTACCTCTCCTCCTTTGAAATTCTTCATCTTTCACTTCCAAAAACTCTATATTGCCAAAAAGGGATCTTAACTCATCCTCTAATGTAGGCTCTAAGGTATCAATAAGAGGTATATATAGGGCATCTCCTACCCTCTTTATCTTGTACTCTCTATTTAATAATCCCTTATCTAAGAGACATCTTCTTACCTTTTCACCCTCCTTCCTATCCACCTTACAGCAGTACATAGGATCACCTGGAAGTTATATAAGAACAGGAACTAGATTAACTTTAGCTTTTTGATTTATAGGCTCATTTCTCTATCTAAATGAATAAACTCCTTCTTATTATAGTAATAATTAATTAAAATATTATAAAATATTAAAAATAAAAAAGAAAAAAAATTGAAATTGTTTACTTAAAATATTTTAGTGTCCAAAATCTAATAAAGCCCATATCCAGAAGAGAATAGATAATCCCTAAATTAATTATTCAACATTTATTTATTTCAACAATTCTTTTTTCAATATTTTATTTTTTATTATTAATTAATGTTTTTATAATTAA encodes:
- a CDS encoding class I SAM-dependent methyltransferase family protein encodes the protein MYCCKVDRKEGEKVRRCLLDKGLLNREYKIKRVGDALYIPLIDTLEPTLEDELRSLFGNIEFLEVKDEEFQRRRGSKKEMSFREYLLNNFKEEIEKGWVSLSYDVIGSIVILQISEEVDKDTRKKIGENALKLIPSIKTVFRKKSSIEGDYRIRKLELLAGEYNTLTLYKENSYRLWVDVEKVYFSPRLGWERKRIMEMTSPKDVVVDMFCGVGPFSIACRNAKKVYAIDINPYAIELLKRNIELNKVKDKIVPILDDVRNVDVSGNRVIMNLPKYSYKFVDKALDIVEDGGIIHYYTIDKDFKGAEKIFESKCDYEVLGKRIVKSYAPREYVIVLDVKVNKRI